From the genome of Ptychodera flava strain L36383 chromosome 20, AS_Pfla_20210202, whole genome shotgun sequence, one region includes:
- the LOC139119630 gene encoding uncharacterized protein isoform X1 translates to MTMLLLIISFISLSLYKPLVSNDQTLKSLALYSRNHPSTMTARYISTFTIVVTVILLCLLFNVRANTDCQDKPSSKYEEANQNCPHGSKDSSTPRRVLKAKPEECMLFMTKYFDVGINNEFFTNEIPCPTNIKDRLVETDQLTAVKNFTMYFATTGFLGDSKSSLMFAIHKGVLDNNPGIEQGEKTGYPVEECGICKAEIFSNNWIIFRCYGLDLKTECPEPINKDIRFWPPEPAFINREVSYEYCYYTESNNDPRFLCYFYFVYKDLV, encoded by the exons ATGACAATGTTGTTATTGATTATCTCATTTATCTCATTATCTCTTTATAAACCCCTCGTTTCCAATGATCAAACACTGAAGTCGCTAGCTCTGTACAGTCGAAATCACCCATCAACCATGACAGCCCGTTATATTTCTACCTTTACGATAGTTGTAACAGTAATACTTT TGTGTCTACTGTTCAATGTACGCGCAAACACAGACTGCCAAG ACAAACCAAGCAGCAAGTATGAAGAAGCAAATCAAAATTGTCCACATGGTTCAAAGGACAG CAGTACACCACGCCGAGTGCTGAAAGCGAAACCAGAAGAGTGTATGTTgtttatgacaaaatatttcgACGTAGGAATTAACAATGAGTTTTTCACCAATGAAATACCTTGTCCTACAAACATCAAAGACAGACTTGTAGAAACCGACCAACTGACTGCTGTGAAAAACTTTACTATGTACTTCGCAACAACGGGGTTCCTAGGTGACTCAAAATCATCACTGATGTTTGCCATACACAAAGGTGTCCTGGACAACAATCCTGGTATTGAACAG ggtgAGAAGACTGGATATCCAGTGGAAGAATGTGGGATATGTAAAGCAGAGATCTTCTCAAATAACTGGATTATATTCAGATGttatggtttggatttgaagaCA GAATGCCCAGAACCAATTAACAAGGACATACGCTTCTGGCCACCAGAGCCAGCCTTTATAAACCGTGAAGTGTCCTATGAGTATTGCTACtacactgaaagcaacaatgatCCCAGATTTCTGTGCTATTTCTACTTTGTGTACAAAGATCTTGTTTAA
- the LOC139119630 gene encoding uncharacterized protein isoform X2 has translation MTMLLLIISFISLSLYKPLVSNDQTLKSLALYSRNHPSTMTARYISTFTIVVTVILLCLLFNVRANTDCQDKPSSKYEEANQNCPHGSKDSTPRRVLKAKPEECMLFMTKYFDVGINNEFFTNEIPCPTNIKDRLVETDQLTAVKNFTMYFATTGFLGDSKSSLMFAIHKGVLDNNPGIEQGEKTGYPVEECGICKAEIFSNNWIIFRCYGLDLKTECPEPINKDIRFWPPEPAFINREVSYEYCYYTESNNDPRFLCYFYFVYKDLV, from the exons ATGACAATGTTGTTATTGATTATCTCATTTATCTCATTATCTCTTTATAAACCCCTCGTTTCCAATGATCAAACACTGAAGTCGCTAGCTCTGTACAGTCGAAATCACCCATCAACCATGACAGCCCGTTATATTTCTACCTTTACGATAGTTGTAACAGTAATACTTT TGTGTCTACTGTTCAATGTACGCGCAAACACAGACTGCCAAG ACAAACCAAGCAGCAAGTATGAAGAAGCAAATCAAAATTGTCCACATGGTTCAAAGGACAG TACACCACGCCGAGTGCTGAAAGCGAAACCAGAAGAGTGTATGTTgtttatgacaaaatatttcgACGTAGGAATTAACAATGAGTTTTTCACCAATGAAATACCTTGTCCTACAAACATCAAAGACAGACTTGTAGAAACCGACCAACTGACTGCTGTGAAAAACTTTACTATGTACTTCGCAACAACGGGGTTCCTAGGTGACTCAAAATCATCACTGATGTTTGCCATACACAAAGGTGTCCTGGACAACAATCCTGGTATTGAACAG ggtgAGAAGACTGGATATCCAGTGGAAGAATGTGGGATATGTAAAGCAGAGATCTTCTCAAATAACTGGATTATATTCAGATGttatggtttggatttgaagaCA GAATGCCCAGAACCAATTAACAAGGACATACGCTTCTGGCCACCAGAGCCAGCCTTTATAAACCGTGAAGTGTCCTATGAGTATTGCTACtacactgaaagcaacaatgatCCCAGATTTCTGTGCTATTTCTACTTTGTGTACAAAGATCTTGTTTAA